A single region of the Actinoplanes sp. SE50/110 genome encodes:
- a CDS encoding sugar ABC transporter permease translates to MTAKWFKDTGWRHLVAVLAVVFSLGPILFVLSAALNPLGTLSSSTLIPSGASLDNFSRLFTDTNFPHWFLNSVMIAGLASASSIFLSALAAFAFSRRRFSGRRTGLLFLLLIQMFPQFLAVVALFLIFSTITDLWPEIGFNTWWGMILLYLGGALGVNTWLMKGFFDTVPKELDESATVDGASHTGIFFRILLPLVSPIIAVAGLLAFIGTINEFLLANLFLRDGASKTLAVGLYGLVQGSDRNTNFGMFCAGTLLTAIPTVGVFMYLQRYIVEGLSAGAVKG, encoded by the coding sequence ATGACCGCGAAATGGTTCAAGGACACCGGCTGGCGGCACCTCGTCGCCGTCCTCGCGGTGGTCTTCTCGCTCGGGCCGATCCTGTTCGTGCTCTCCGCGGCGCTGAACCCGCTGGGCACACTGTCGTCGAGCACGCTGATCCCGAGCGGGGCGTCGCTGGACAACTTCTCCCGGCTGTTCACCGACACGAACTTCCCGCACTGGTTCCTCAACTCGGTGATGATCGCCGGGCTGGCCAGCGCGAGCTCGATCTTCCTGTCCGCGCTCGCGGCGTTCGCGTTCAGCCGGCGACGCTTCTCCGGCCGTCGTACCGGCCTGCTGTTCCTGCTGTTGATCCAGATGTTCCCGCAGTTCCTGGCCGTGGTGGCGCTGTTCCTGATCTTCTCGACGATCACCGACCTGTGGCCCGAAATCGGCTTCAACACCTGGTGGGGCATGATCCTGCTCTATCTGGGCGGCGCGCTGGGCGTGAACACCTGGCTGATGAAGGGCTTCTTCGACACCGTGCCGAAGGAGCTGGACGAGTCGGCCACGGTCGACGGTGCCTCGCACACCGGGATCTTCTTCCGGATCCTGCTGCCGCTGGTCTCGCCGATCATCGCGGTCGCCGGCCTGCTCGCCTTCATCGGCACCATCAACGAGTTCCTGCTGGCCAACCTGTTCCTGCGGGACGGCGCCTCGAAGACCCTGGCGGTCGGCCTGTACGGCCTGGTCCAGGGCTCGGACCGGAACACCAACTTCGGCATGTTCTGCGCCGGCACCCTGCTCACCGCCATCCCGACGGTCGGCGTCTTCATGTATCTGCAGCGCTACATCGTCGAGGGACTCAGCGCGGGCGCGGTCAAGGGATAG
- the pulA gene encoding pullulanase-type alpha-1,6-glucosidase, which produces MAASKTRWGTAVLSLLLPLLTVPAAEASAASNEPSASVIANWGSDKPASNEQYYFVLPDRFANGEKSNDKGGLTGDRLSTGYDPADKGFYHGGDLKGVIDKLDYIQGLGTTAIWLAPVFKNRPVQGTGADVSAGYHGYWITDFTQVDPHFGTNADLKKLVQLAHRRGMKIFLDIIVNHTADVIKNRENKYSYIDKATSPYTDTEGQPFEDKNYATGRNGFPKVDATSFPYTPTVDPKDKKVKVPAWLNDVTMYHNRGDSTFSGENSEYGDFYGLDDLWTERPEVVRGMTRIYADWIGATGIDGYRLDTVKHTDLDFWPQFTAGINQAAAKAGKPGFFMFGEVYSADQEIESTYVRKGGLPATLDFSFQAAAQAFVTGGGTAAGLSDVYAKDDLYTTPTTSAERLPTFLGNHDMGRIGSFIAAASTADTQLKRDELAHELMFLTRGQPVVYSGDEQGFTGPGGDKDARQDMFASKTADYLKDDLIGTDRTHAVDNYDTAHPLYRTIASLAKLRKANPALVDGVQVTRYAATGAGVLAVSRIDRTKRTEYVVAANNATTTQTVSFATSSPGATFTGIYGGAAPVVAGADGKVTVTVPALSTVVLRSNAPEAVPAAAPTVTLKPAAGAKVATRTELTAETTGDPLATVTFAAQVGDGPWKLLGTADRAPYRVYHDLDGLAGGTPVKYKAVVRDSRGRLASSSTSITVATPTPASTVGYAIVHYQRPAGGYADYGLYTWGDVDPSMSTSWPNGQPFVGEDAYGRFAYVKLAPNAKSMGFIVVGKDGVKDTDADRSLDPTKNPEVWLKQGDPAVYTTPPAVQQDQGKAIIHWRRADGNYDGWGLHVWDGAATGTDWGSPLKPTKIDSYGATFEVPLADGAAGLSYIIHNGDAKDLPTDQRLTFADAGHEVWLLAGQQERLLPLVKTAGGTGSTDVTKESAVWMDRSTLAWQTGGSTDGKVYDLVWSPTGGIGVANGELTGDYKTVSLHAKGTGLTERQRDRFPHLWQYRAFTTDARNVADIVRGQVVVTERNTDGRLLAATGVQTAGVLDDLYPKAVDAELGYLHGRVAVWAPTASSVELETYDNATASSATLATMKRDDRTGVWSLPVARGDYGKYYRFRVTAWQPAAQKVVTASVTDPYSVALSTDSKRSRFLDLNDPKLAPAGWDRLRKPAATAPAKIQIQELSVRDFSIADSSVPAAERGTYAAFTEARAAGVRHLADLGKAGVTHVHLLPVFDFATVPENRADQAQPGCDLAALPADSDQQQACVAKVAGSDGYNWGYDPLHYTVPEGSYAVDPADRTREFRSMVAGINNAGLRVVMDVVYNHTSAAGTDPNSVLDQIVPGYYQRLLADGTVADSTCCANTAPENAMMGKLVVDSVVTWAKQYKVDGFRFDLMGHHPKANILAVRKALDKLTLKRDGVDGKNIYVYGEGWNFGEVANNARFVQATQQNMAGTGIGTFNDRLRDAVRGGGPFDDDPRIQGFASGLADSGTDNARLLHYQDLIKVGLTGNLAGFAFTGNDGKVVTGKDIDYNGAPAGYTAAPDEAITYVDAHDNEILYDALAYKLPQSTTAADRARMQSVALATTVLGQGVGFVAAGSERLRSKSLDRNSFNSGDWFNAIEWDCTKGNGFGKGLPPAADNQAKWQYAKPLLADPALKPDCAAINLADNRYRELLRIRTSSPVFGLATGKQVQQRVAFPLSGKTETPGVITMTLDARGLGGKWKSITVVFNSTSATATQTLPALAGKKVALHPVQQASADPLVRTASFAAATGTFRVPARTVSVFVQN; this is translated from the coding sequence GTGGCAGCGAGTAAGACGCGGTGGGGGACCGCGGTGCTCAGCCTTCTTCTCCCACTTCTGACCGTCCCGGCTGCCGAGGCGTCCGCCGCTTCGAATGAGCCCAGCGCCTCGGTGATCGCCAACTGGGGGTCCGACAAGCCGGCGAGCAACGAGCAGTACTACTTCGTCCTGCCGGACCGGTTCGCCAACGGCGAGAAGTCCAACGACAAGGGCGGCCTCACGGGGGACCGGCTGTCGACCGGGTACGACCCCGCCGACAAGGGCTTCTACCACGGCGGCGACCTCAAGGGCGTGATCGACAAGCTCGATTACATCCAGGGGCTCGGCACCACCGCGATCTGGCTCGCGCCGGTCTTCAAGAACCGTCCGGTGCAGGGCACCGGCGCCGACGTGTCGGCCGGTTACCACGGGTACTGGATCACCGACTTCACCCAGGTGGACCCGCACTTCGGCACCAACGCGGACCTCAAGAAGCTGGTCCAGCTCGCGCACCGGCGGGGGATGAAGATCTTCCTGGACATCATCGTGAACCACACCGCTGATGTCATCAAAAACCGGGAGAACAAGTACTCGTACATCGACAAGGCGACCTCGCCGTACACCGACACCGAGGGCCAGCCGTTCGAGGACAAGAACTACGCGACCGGCAGGAACGGCTTCCCGAAGGTCGACGCGACGTCCTTCCCCTACACGCCGACCGTCGACCCGAAAGACAAGAAGGTCAAGGTTCCGGCGTGGCTGAACGACGTCACGATGTACCACAACCGCGGTGACTCCACCTTCTCCGGCGAGAACAGCGAGTACGGCGACTTCTACGGCCTCGACGACCTGTGGACCGAGCGTCCCGAGGTGGTCAGGGGGATGACCAGGATCTACGCCGACTGGATCGGCGCGACCGGCATCGACGGGTACCGCCTGGACACCGTCAAGCACACCGACCTGGACTTCTGGCCGCAGTTCACGGCCGGGATCAACCAGGCCGCGGCCAAGGCCGGCAAGCCGGGCTTCTTCATGTTCGGCGAGGTGTACAGCGCCGACCAGGAGATCGAGTCGACGTACGTCCGCAAGGGCGGGCTGCCGGCCACCCTGGACTTCTCGTTCCAGGCCGCCGCGCAGGCGTTCGTCACCGGAGGCGGCACCGCGGCCGGGCTCTCCGACGTGTACGCCAAGGACGACCTCTACACCACGCCGACCACCAGCGCGGAGCGGCTGCCGACCTTCCTCGGCAACCACGACATGGGCCGGATCGGCTCGTTCATCGCCGCCGCCTCGACCGCCGACACCCAGCTCAAGCGCGACGAGCTCGCGCACGAGCTGATGTTCCTGACCCGCGGCCAGCCGGTCGTCTACTCCGGTGACGAGCAGGGCTTCACCGGCCCGGGCGGGGACAAGGACGCGCGCCAGGACATGTTCGCCAGCAAGACCGCGGACTACCTGAAGGACGACCTGATCGGCACCGACCGCACGCACGCGGTGGACAACTACGACACCGCGCACCCGCTGTACCGGACGATCGCGTCGCTGGCGAAGCTGCGCAAGGCGAACCCGGCGCTGGTCGACGGCGTGCAGGTGACCCGCTACGCGGCGACCGGGGCCGGTGTCCTCGCCGTCTCCCGGATCGACAGGACGAAGCGGACCGAGTACGTGGTGGCCGCCAACAACGCCACCACCACCCAGACGGTCAGCTTCGCCACCTCCTCGCCCGGGGCCACCTTCACCGGGATCTACGGCGGGGCGGCCCCGGTGGTCGCCGGCGCGGACGGCAAGGTCACCGTCACGGTGCCGGCCCTGTCCACCGTCGTACTGCGCTCCAACGCTCCCGAAGCCGTGCCGGCGGCCGCGCCGACCGTGACCCTGAAGCCGGCCGCCGGCGCCAAGGTCGCGACCCGGACCGAGCTGACCGCCGAGACCACCGGCGACCCGCTCGCCACGGTCACCTTCGCGGCCCAGGTCGGCGACGGACCGTGGAAGCTGCTGGGCACCGCCGACAGGGCGCCCTACCGGGTGTATCACGACCTGGACGGGCTGGCCGGCGGCACCCCGGTGAAGTACAAAGCAGTGGTGCGGGACAGTCGCGGACGACTCGCTTCATCGTCGACGAGCATCACGGTGGCCACGCCGACGCCGGCCTCCACGGTGGGCTACGCGATCGTGCACTACCAGCGGCCGGCCGGCGGCTACGCCGACTACGGCCTCTACACCTGGGGTGACGTGGACCCGTCGATGTCGACCTCGTGGCCGAACGGGCAGCCGTTCGTCGGCGAGGACGCGTACGGCCGGTTCGCCTACGTCAAGCTCGCGCCGAACGCCAAGAGCATGGGCTTCATCGTGGTCGGCAAGGACGGCGTGAAGGACACCGACGCGGACCGGTCGCTGGACCCGACGAAGAACCCGGAGGTCTGGCTCAAACAGGGCGATCCCGCCGTCTACACCACGCCGCCCGCGGTGCAGCAGGACCAGGGCAAGGCGATCATCCACTGGCGCCGGGCCGACGGGAACTACGACGGCTGGGGGCTGCACGTCTGGGACGGCGCCGCGACCGGCACCGACTGGGGCAGCCCGCTCAAGCCCACGAAGATCGACTCGTACGGAGCGACGTTCGAGGTGCCGCTGGCCGACGGCGCCGCCGGGCTCAGCTACATCATCCACAACGGCGACGCCAAGGACCTGCCGACCGATCAGCGCCTCACCTTCGCCGACGCGGGCCACGAGGTGTGGCTGCTCGCCGGGCAGCAGGAACGCCTGCTGCCGCTGGTGAAGACGGCCGGCGGCACCGGATCCACCGATGTCACCAAGGAGTCGGCGGTCTGGATGGACCGCTCGACACTGGCCTGGCAGACCGGTGGCAGCACCGACGGCAAGGTCTACGACCTCGTGTGGTCGCCGACCGGCGGGATCGGCGTGGCGAACGGCGAGCTCACCGGCGACTACAAGACCGTGTCGCTGCACGCGAAGGGGACCGGCCTCACCGAGAGGCAGCGGGACCGGTTCCCGCACCTGTGGCAGTACCGCGCCTTCACCACCGACGCCCGGAACGTGGCGGACATCGTGCGAGGCCAGGTCGTGGTCACCGAGCGGAACACCGACGGCAGACTGCTCGCCGCGACCGGCGTGCAGACCGCGGGCGTGCTCGACGACCTCTACCCGAAGGCGGTCGACGCCGAGCTCGGCTACCTGCACGGCCGGGTCGCGGTCTGGGCGCCGACCGCGAGCAGTGTCGAGCTGGAGACCTACGACAACGCGACGGCGTCCAGCGCGACGCTGGCGACCATGAAACGGGATGACCGGACCGGCGTCTGGTCGCTCCCGGTGGCCCGGGGCGACTACGGCAAGTACTACAGGTTCCGGGTCACCGCGTGGCAGCCGGCCGCGCAGAAGGTGGTCACCGCCTCGGTCACCGACCCGTACTCGGTCGCCCTGTCCACCGACTCGAAGCGGAGCCGGTTCCTGGATCTGAACGACCCGAAGCTGGCCCCGGCCGGATGGGACAGGCTGCGCAAGCCCGCCGCCACGGCGCCGGCGAAGATCCAGATCCAGGAATTGTCGGTACGGGACTTCTCCATCGCCGACTCGTCGGTGCCCGCCGCCGAGCGGGGCACGTACGCGGCGTTCACCGAGGCCCGCGCGGCCGGGGTGCGGCATCTCGCGGATCTCGGCAAGGCCGGGGTCACCCACGTACACCTGCTGCCCGTCTTCGACTTCGCGACGGTGCCGGAGAACCGGGCCGACCAGGCGCAGCCCGGCTGTGACCTGGCCGCGCTGCCGGCCGACTCGGATCAGCAGCAGGCCTGTGTGGCCAAGGTGGCCGGCTCCGACGGCTACAACTGGGGTTACGACCCGCTGCACTACACCGTCCCGGAGGGCAGCTACGCCGTCGACCCGGCGGACCGGACCCGGGAGTTCCGCTCCATGGTGGCCGGGATCAACAACGCCGGCCTGCGCGTGGTGATGGACGTCGTCTACAACCACACGTCGGCGGCCGGCACCGACCCGAACTCGGTGCTCGACCAGATCGTGCCCGGCTACTACCAGCGGCTGCTCGCCGACGGCACGGTGGCCGACTCGACCTGCTGCGCCAACACCGCGCCGGAGAACGCGATGATGGGCAAGCTGGTCGTCGACTCGGTGGTCACCTGGGCCAAGCAGTACAAGGTCGACGGCTTCCGGTTCGACCTGATGGGCCACCACCCGAAGGCGAACATCCTGGCCGTGCGCAAGGCCCTCGACAAGCTCACCCTCAAGCGCGACGGGGTGGACGGCAAGAACATCTACGTCTACGGCGAGGGCTGGAACTTCGGCGAGGTGGCGAACAACGCCCGCTTCGTGCAGGCCACCCAGCAGAACATGGCCGGCACCGGGATCGGCACGTTCAACGACCGGCTCCGGGACGCGGTCCGCGGCGGCGGCCCGTTCGACGACGACCCGCGGATCCAGGGCTTCGCCTCCGGTCTGGCCGACTCGGGCACCGACAACGCCCGGCTGCTGCACTACCAGGACCTGATCAAGGTGGGGCTGACCGGCAACCTGGCCGGCTTCGCCTTCACCGGGAACGACGGCAAGGTCGTCACCGGTAAGGACATCGACTACAACGGCGCGCCGGCGGGCTACACCGCGGCGCCGGACGAGGCGATCACGTACGTCGACGCCCACGACAACGAGATCCTGTACGACGCGCTCGCCTACAAGCTGCCGCAGAGCACCACGGCGGCGGACCGGGCCCGGATGCAGTCGGTGGCGCTGGCCACCACGGTGCTCGGGCAGGGTGTCGGCTTCGTGGCGGCCGGCAGCGAGCGGCTGCGCTCCAAGTCGCTGGACCGCAACTCGTTCAACTCCGGCGACTGGTTCAACGCGATCGAGTGGGACTGCACCAAGGGCAACGGGTTCGGCAAGGGCCTGCCGCCGGCCGCGGACAACCAGGCGAAATGGCAGTACGCCAAGCCGCTGCTCGCCGACCCGGCGCTCAAGCCGGACTGCGCGGCGATCAACCTGGCCGACAACCGGTATCGGGAGCTGCTCCGGATCCGGACGTCGTCGCCGGTCTTCGGCCTGGCGACCGGCAAGCAGGTGCAGCAGCGGGTGGCGTTCCCGCTGTCCGGCAAGACCGAGACGCCCGGCGTGATCACGATGACGCTGGACGCCCGCGGCCTCGGCGGGAAGTGGAAGTCGATCACCGTGGTGTTCAACTCCACGTCGGCGACCGCGACCCAGACGCTGCCCGCCCTGGCCGGTAAGAAGGTCGCGCTGCACCCGGTGCAGCAGGCCTCGGCCGACCCGCTGGTGCGGACCGCGTCGTTCGCCGCGGCGACCGGCACGTTCCGCGTCCCGGCACGTACCGTCTCGGTGTTCGTGCAGAACTGA